A DNA window from Calliphora vicina chromosome 1, idCalVici1.1, whole genome shotgun sequence contains the following coding sequences:
- the LOC135948903 gene encoding peptide deformylase, mitochondrial-like, whose protein sequence is MALQKLNLLPLNIFHTTKKFFHVSATTCKTFRQMYRDFWTPKSGNHPPYGHFTQVGDPVLRSQAAEVPQDMLDSKEIDMIVEQMVKVLRKYNCVGIAAPQIGVSLRIIVMEFKKDLNKNFSKEVYEARKMSPLPLTVMINPSLKVTNYTKHKHPEGCMSVRSYSAEVERYEGVTLRGVGKRDTPSELQLTGWNARIAQHEMDHLDGKLYIDQMDRSTFYCTCWETVNSKAGRVEIPFYK, encoded by the exons ATGGCTCTGCAAAAACTAAATCTTCTCCCGCTCAACATTTTCCataccaccaaaaaatttttccatGTTTCCGCCACAACATGTAAAACATTTCGTCAAATGTATCGAGATTTTTGGACACCCAAAAGTGGCAATCATCCACCTTATGGTCATTTTACACAAGTGGGGGATCCAGTGTTACGTTCTCAAGCAGCAGAGGTGCCTCAAGACATGTTGGACAGCAAAGAAATCGATATGATTGTAGAACAAATGGTTAAAGTTCTTAGGAAATACAATTGTGTGGGCATAGCGGCTCCACAAATTGGTGTATCTTTGCGTATTATTGTCATGGAATTTAAAAAGGATTTGAATAAGAATTTTTCAAAGGAGGTTTATGAGGCGAGAAAAATGTCACCACTGCCGTTAACA GTTATGATAAATCCCTCCTTAAAAGTTACCAACTACACTAAACATAAACATCCGGAAGGCTGTATGAGTGTGCGTAGCTATTCCGCTGAAGTGGAACGTTATGAGGGTGTCACTTTAAGGGGAGTAGGTAAACGGGATACACCATCTGAACTTCAACTGACAGGTTGGAATGCCCGCATAGCACAACATGAAATGGATCATTTAGATGGCAAGCTATATATAGACCAAATGGATCGTTCGACATTTTATTGCACATGCTGGGAGACGGTTAATTCGAAGGCAGGACGAGTCGAAAtacctttttataaataa